GAAGATAAGCCGCCTGACAGCCAACGCCACCCAATAAATGACCCTCAATTCCAAGCCCCCCATCCAACAATTTTAGATCCAACTATGCGCTATACCTATACACCTCGAGAAATACGGCATAATGTAACTTAATTGGTTTAAGCATAaactacttaaaaaaaaattcaaacttactaatttatttataaacatatggctatctaatataaaaatgttacacttaaagatttttctttaaaaaaatgaaatatttctatattcaaaatatagtTCCATTTAGGGTGTTACACTCTAATTATAGACAAATATTCGGCGGTAAATCCGTATCATAAACATTTACTTTAAAGTGTAAATATTAGAATTCAGCATGTTTTTCTCTCGGTGTAGCACGGTTCATCTTGATCTCCGTTGGGTTTTCAAATCTTATCAgtgcaaaacacacacagagtgAGAAGCGGAGTCTGGGCTTTgatttagaaaacaaattcaataataCTCGTAATGATGGCGGTTTTTAGTCTTATCAGCGAGGTTCGTTACGCGTTTTTGACCCTTTGCGATGTGTCTGGTAAAAGGGTCAATTCGAGTTCCAGAGGCGTTATAATAAGGCCGTTGTCCAGTGGTGGCGAAACCAGTGAACCTGACACTGAAACCCAGAGTCACGTGAATGCGATTGCCTCGTTTTGTGTCCGACCTATGCCAGGAATGGCTTTTCTTAGGGCCTCTTTGGCTCCGGAAGATTCTCTCGGAGGTTTCCAGCTGGACCACTGACCAGAGCCCCATCATCCAGAGCTTGTTTACAATCTCCGCCTTAATGGGCCTCAATCTTATCAGTGCCCGGGTGTCATGCACTCTGCACAAAATGGGCTGGGTCCTCACCAACACTCACACGATCGTAGATTCCGTCCGGTCCAGTGCCTCTGGTACACCTGATTACGTCTTTCATCCGTCGGAGAAGAAGACCAGCACGTTTACATTACACTGTTTACGTATTATGTTGAATATGGGTGTATATATTGATATAAACTTGGTTGTAGGatcaaataatatatttttaagtatgcATCTTtagtaaaaattaacaaagtttattaaatatattataaagaaaaatattttagagtaCTAgcactttaatatttttagaaaagtcTATATTAAGTaacatttataaacattactgaaaaataaatttttaaccattaacagaatatatttaataatgcataaagaatttgtttttttaattttataagggTTAACATCATAAAACGAAAAGATTCTATCTAAGTTCACATAAATGATTGattgtaattttatatatcactTTAAAATGCGACTTAATAGCTTAATCTATGTGTTATGTGATTTATCTTAAACTTGATTAAATTTTGAGTTCTTGAAAAAAACAGATAtcttaaattacaaaacacCTTTTTAAGAACTAAacttaagaaaattaatatttaatctttatttaattgttacttTTCTAAAATATCCTTCATAGTTCATAGATATTCATAGGAACTTACTCTGTTTTTCAGTGCTGGTGGCCTGGTGACGGCAGTGTGTCCGGTGGTTATTAAGGGCAGTGGCCTCTGGGTGGGCTGGTCGGGAATCCATTTGAAGGATCCCAACGAGGCGATACCCGAGTCGAATCCCAATGACCAGACACCCACGGCTGGGCTCAAGTCGGATCAGGTGGTGTCTGTGAACATCGACTCCAAGATCTTCGACAGCTACTACAATGGATGCTGCAACAAGATCTTCTGGCCCCTGTTCCACTCGATGCCGGGACGTGCCAACTTTGGAGGTGAGCACTGGCACGACTATGTGACCGTGAACAAGCACTTTGCGGTGCGGACCATCGAGGCACTGGAGAAGTGTCTGGCCAAGAACGAGGGCAGCGAGAAGAGTCCTCCGATTGTGTGGATCCACGACTACCATCTCATGCTGGCCGCCAACTGGGTGAGGGAGCATGCCGAGGAGAAGAACCTGCCATGTCGACTGGCCTTCTTCCTGCACATCCCCTTCCCGCCGTGGGACATCTTCCGTCTGCTGCCCTGGTCCGATGAAATCCTGCAGGTGAGTAGAGCTTCTATAAGGGGGTAATCAAAAGAGAACCATTGAGGTcaccaaatttaaaataatattgcaaAAAAGGCTTTACATCACTTAATATGCCAGGAAATAACTCCCTTTTATAAAGGGGGAAACAGGAGAAAATGGTCAGAAAGATTGAGGTCACCAAATAAAGAAGCTTTGAAAGATGTCTTAAAGTATGCAGTGAAAAATAGAGCGTGGTTATTTGGCACGAAAGCTTAGGACTCGAGGACTCAAAATTTATTGTTGCATACCTTCAGACACTTTTATAAGTCAATGCAAAACTTGAGTGATTTTTGTAGCCCCCTTTTTGTAGCTTTAACTTAGTTCCTAGAAGATCATGAATAACTCACTTACCCTCCCGTTTTCAGGGCATGTTGGGCTGCGATCTGGTGGGCTTCCACATCCAGGACTACTGCCTGAACTTCGTGGACTGCTGCCAGCGCAGTCTGGGCTGCCGCGTGGACAGGAACAACCTGCTGGTGGAGCACGGCGGTCGCACAGTGCGCGTCCGTCCGCTGCCCATCGGCATTCCCTACGAGCGTTTCGTCAACCTGGCCACCACGGCGCCCAAGGTGCTGAAGACCTCCAAGATGCAGATCATCCTGGGCGTGGACCGACTGGACTACACCAAGGGCCTGGTCCATCGCCTGATGGCCTTCGAGGCCCTGCTGCTGAAGTATCCGCAGCACAAGGAGAAGGTCAGCCTGCTGCAGATCTCTGTGCCCTCGCGAACGGACGTCAAGGAGTATCGGGAGCTGAAGGAGGAGGTGGACCAGCTGGTGGGCCGCATCAATGGTCGCTTCACCACCGCCAACTGGGCGCCCATTCGCTACATCTACGACTATGTCAGCCAGGATGAGCTGGCCGCCTTGTACCGGGATGCGGCCGTGTGTCTAGTGACGCCCCTTCGGGATGGCATGAACCTGGTGGCCAAGGAGTTCGTGGCCTGCCAGATCAACGAGGTGCCCGGCGTCCTGGTCATCTCGCCCTTCGCCGGAGCCGGCGAGATGATGCATGAGGCGCTGCTCTGCAATCCGTACGAGGTGAATGAGGCCGCGGAGGTGATCCACCGGGCGTTGACCATGCCCGAGGACGAGCGAGTGCTGCGGATGGCACGTCTGCGCCGGCGGGAGGCCGAGTGCGATGTCAGCCACTGGATGCGCTGCTTCCTGAAGGCGGTGGGCGCTTTGGAGATGGACGATGTGGGCACCACCATCATGCAACCGGTCTCCGTGGACGACTTCGATGACTACTTACTGAAGTGAGTATTTGATATAACCTTAGCTAATTGACGCTAAATGTTTATTCGGCCAATATCTATCGGCACACCAAAAATTATCCAAATCGCACctttattttagaagttattaggaaattttgaattatgacgtcatttcatatttataaaatggaataaaaGATATTTGAGAGAGCGGAAGAGAGCAAAACAACTCCCGCTTAGCTTCTGGTGCTGACCctgcagatggcgccaccttaACCTCCACTGATTTCTGGgggcataattattttgaaattctttaactgagtaaagtttttttttctagttaaataacaaatttaccTGAACAATTCATTTACCTGAACCTGAGTAAGCAATCGACATAGCTGAGTCAGGGCTATCTAATAGCGGTacttcttgttttgtttttaaattataaattaatcctTAAAATTCCTTTCCCAGATACATCGGCTACAACCACAAGTTGGCCCTGCTGCTGGACTACGACGGCACCCTGGCGCCCATTGCCCCTCATCCGGATCTGGCCACGCTCTCGCCGGAGATCAAGAATGTGCTCTACAAGCTGTCCAACCATTCCGACGTCTATGTGGCCGTCATCTCGGGTCGTAATGTGGACAATGTGAAGAAGATGGTCGGCATCGAGGGCATCACCTATGCTGGGAATCACGGCCTGGAGATTCTTCATCCGGACGGCAGCAAGTTCGTGCATCCCATGCCCATTGAGTACGAGAAGAAGGTCAGCGATCTGCTGAAGGCTCTCCAGGATTCCGTGTGCCGCGATGGCGCCTGGGTGGAGAACAAGGGAGCACTGCTGACGTTCCACTACCGCGAGACGCCCAACCATCTGAGGGGTGCCATGGTGGACAAGGCGCGCTCCTTGATCGAGAAGTACGGCTTCAAGGCCACCGAGGCGCATTGCGCCCTGGAGGCACGTCCGCCTGTCCAGTGGAACAAGGGTCGCGCCTCCATCTACATCCTGCGCACATCCTTCGGCGTGGACTGGAACGAACGCATCAAGATTATCTATGTCGGCGATGATCTGACAGACGAGGATGCCATGGTGGTATGTGTTTGATCAGGGATTCCTTTCATCCAGCTGGGATTTTCTCAAATGGTTTCTGTTTGTTTCCCAATCAGGCTCTCAAGGGAATGGCGCGAACTTTCCGGGTGACCTCCTCGGACATTGTGAAGACCGCTGCGGATCACCGACTGCCCTCCACCGACTCCGTGTACACGCTGCTGAAATGGGTGGAACGGCACTTCATGGGGCGCAAGGCGCGCGCCAATTCGCTGACCTACAGGCCCACCAAAGGCGATGGCGTCCAGATGCAGATGTCCCTGGAGGTCTCCTCCTCGGCCAACAATCTGGAGGTGTGATCCCATATATCGGCAACCTCGTAACTCAGATTATTTGTAagatttttaagaataaacaAAACGGAATTGTagcttaaagaaaatgtacaaTTGATTTcgcttaaatgtttttggttACGCTATGGAACGTGCActgttttcttttcctttaCAAACTAGTCACACTAAGTGGTTTTAATTATGGGACAAGACCAGCCACGAGATGATGAAGAAGAACAGAAAGATGGGATAGACGGCCAAGGGTTTGCGATGTGGCGGCTGACTCTGGCCCAGGAAAATAAAGGAGGCTGCAAGGCAAGAGCGTAATTAATTGGCTTTTCCACCCATTTCGTGATTTTTACCCATGGTGCATTCTGGAGTAGATTATTCTTACCGTAGGTGGCCCAGGCAAAGCCCATGGTGGTGGTCACGAAGCGCAGAAAGAAGGCAAGACTCGTCTGACTGGACAGCAGGATAACCCGGCACACAATCAGGGAAATGGCCACTGGTGTGAGGCAATAGCCCAGCACACAGACGGATTGGAAGAATGAGCTGAAAACATATATCTTATTAGTTACTAAACCAATTTGGAGAGTGGATCAACTGACATATTGCCGCCTAGCAGCTTGGAATTGAGTGTGACTATGGCCGCTCCTATCCAGACGATGACGAAGACCTGGGCGAACTCGGGCCCATTGTCGGACATGCTGTCGGAGGATCCCTGCAGAATGGTGGCCATGAAGGTGCACAGCACCAGCGGACCCCAAAGGTCCCCTTAAAAAgtaaacacaaacacacaattAGCAAACTGCCTACGAATGCAGATCAGTAAGCAACTGATGACGTACAATCCCGCAGCAGACTGGACTTCTCCTTGGGATACAGTACATGGTAGAACTTGATGCCCACGGCACGGATGTCCCGCAAAACAGTTTCCCGGATAGGTTCGTCCAAGGTGTTGTAATCCGGCACTCCACTTGCATTCGTTGCGGTTGTGGTCCTTTTGCCCGGAATTGACATGTCGCCCTCCAAAGACGGCGACGTGTTCACGTCCTCAAACATCTAGAGTGCCACAAAATAAACCCAATATAACAAATTATAGGTTTTTAACAATGCTTACTCACGTCTAGTTTGGAATCCATGGCTTTTTATCTCGTAAATAATACGTTTACATTACATACGTATTTATCGATAAGTTCGCCAGCTAGTCCAAAGTGTGACCGTTCCCTGTTTGCCACTTAATTCCAAGTAATCGATAACTGCTTTTGCCGCCAGACTTACGGTGTGATTGGTGAGAattgtttattgaaaattaatactTAACTGGATAATAGGTAAAATCGTTTTTAGTGAAAGtctaatatattaataatttaatatcaaaTAGTTTTGATTTCTAGGATTGTGCgctgaaataaaaagttttgtcaACACTTTCGTATGTACATATCTAATTTCCCAGaacttacaaataaaaaaaagggattcaccaaaaaaaaaatttcagaaaaaagCGGAATTATGGATTATTACAGGTCCTCACCTAAAAATTTGATGCCAATGCTCCAACATTCCTTAGATCTTGATAATGCCTTCGACGCGGAACAATTTGAATGGTTATTACAATGGAGCAAGCTTTTTTTCCGGGAAACCGACATGGATCATACGGATCTGCAAATGCACGTGCTATCCGTCGATTCCCAGAATCAAAAGCTTACCCAGGAGCTGGATCAACTAAGGGAACTGCTCAGGGATGGAAATCAGGATAACCAGGAACTCCAGAAGGCCCTTGAAAAGGTTACCTATGACTTTCAGTTCGCCAATTCGCAGAAGGAACAACTCACGATTGAGCGGGATGGCATGATATTGCAGTTGGAGGAGAAGGATAGCCAGTTAAATGGAATCGTGGCCAAGCTGAAGGAGCAGATCCGCTCGATGCAGGTCATCATTTCGGAGTCCCAGCTGCAAATCTCCCAAAAGGAACAAATGCGCCTCGAATTGCTGAAGAATCTCGAAGCTCAGGAGCAAATGCATCTGCAGCAAATGGAGGCACAGAAGCAGAGTCTGGAGGAGAACAACTTGGACAGCATAACCTGTTCCATCTGCCTGGTGGCCTGGGATGCAAGTGGAGACCATCGGGTCGTCTCTCTGAGATGTGGACATCTCTTCGGGGATTCTTGCATTCGAGCTTACCTAATGAGAAGTACTGACTGCCCGATTTGCAGACAGACGGCATATGCCCAGGATCTTCGCTATATCTTCGGTCGTCATATCATGCCGAACCCAACGCAGTGTTCCCAATActagtttcaaatattttattgttattaccTTTAACTATGagttcttattttttttcgtttttgaaCTACATATGTACGCTACTCAAGAAAAATGCATACAACACAGGAATTTAAACATTGCTTTGTTTACATATAGAATTCTTGGAATATTGTTTTCATCTCACAAAATGCCTTgtcagcttttttttaatcgaaaGCTATGAATAAGTTTATATGTAAATTCTTAGTTTTGAATCACTTTGAAATTCTTGAATTTTGGCGCCAGCCAAAACAGGAATATTTGGGCAGGCTTGTTTATTGGTTTATGCATCAATATAGAaccaaaagaaaaccaaatcataaaaaatagttttatctgaaaccaaataaaattatgcgaaaaacaaagttaatgaatatattcttatttttttaagaatgcTTAAGCAACAACATAATATATCTTTTTTAGTCGCAACAACATAAATGTTAAgactttcttttttctttgtttgcgtatcaaaatttttttaattataaaagggGATTATCTGAGTCTTCAAACGACACAGTTCGCAAGAAGTTAatgtgaaaatataaatatttatttagtttagtttaacaAACAACctaaagatttaaaaacaaacaaaaacaaaacatagcTAGAATAGATAGATGTGTCTTGAAGCCAGCTAAAATGGGCATCTCTGTTCTAGTGTGACCGCACTGCGCATAGAACTGTTGCAAACACTTTATCGGCGAAACCAAAACTAAACAGAAGCAAAGTTTGGTAAACTATGCTGTAGGCGGACGTAAATTCTGGAACTGCAGCCGCGCAGGAGCAAGTCGAGAGGAAAATGGCCGCGGCAAGTGCGGAAAAGCGGACGAGTCCGGAGCACCAGCAGCGGGGATTGACCACCAAAGTGGCGCTGCGGCGTCTGCATGAGGAGATTGAAAGGGTGCTCCACGAACACGAGCGGCAATACGGCACGGAAAGGTAAATTATATCTATGTATGTATATCTACAGATTTGTACTGATAATAGGCAAATGCCGTGTACACACAGCTCCTATCGAAAGTTGCGGGCGGCATTTGTGAAGCGTTACGACAGCCCACTGGGATGGCTTTCCATTGGAGCCAGTTTGCTGGCCAGCGGAGCACTCCTCATCACGGGCATGTTGTGGCCGGCTCTGTGCCTCCTGGCCATCCTGACCCTCGATCTTTTCGTCGTGGTGCGGGAGAACAACCTGCGGCGCACGGAGATCTTCCGGAAAACACGACATGCCATGGCGGAACTGCAACTGGCGGAGCAGCATTTCAGCGATGATTGGCAGCCAGCTAATTATCCACACCTGAGCAATCCCATGTCGCCCTGCGTTTCGCTGCAGTGGACCTATCGTGATGGCAAGATTGTCAATCTGCCCTGGGCTTTGCTTGTGCGCGGAGATCATATTGTTCTACGGCCGGGTCACATTTCTCCCGGTCCCTGTCACGAACTGGAATCGAACAAATTCTTTGCGGCCAACGAAATCTATGGCGCAGCGCCGCATGGCGATCCTCCCGTGAAGCCAGTGGCCCGGCCGCCACTGCCCGATCTTGTGTGCTGCCTGGAAGGCACACCCTACCTGGACAACCTCACGGTTTGCTTGAAGCAATCCCTGAAGCGACCGCCCACCATCTACAATCAGCAGCGCTATCTGGTGAGGAGATCTCCCTTGGAAATACCAATTAAAACCCCTTCTTATCACTACCGTGTTACGTCCACAGCTGGTCACCAAGTACATACAGCAGTGGGGCTTCATCAGTGCCCTGGTTATCACGCTCATCTCGGGCTTACTGCGACTCCATGGCTATGGCCTGCCCACCGACGAGAAACACAACTGGCGCTTCGTGCTCATCGAATCCCCGGCGGCGGCTATTATACCTCTTCTCCCCCTGATCTTTCCGCTCATGTGGATATCCATGAATCTGTGGGGCATTGCGAGGCTTCAGTGCTTTCTGAAAACCCCACAGGCTTCGCTGGAGAAGAGCACAAGCAAATCGTTCGAGGAGGATCTGGACACGCCTTCGTATGACTACCAAAATGTGTCCCTGCTTCGCTCCAATGTCTTCCGCATCTGGATGCAGTTGTGGCGCGGCGATAGTGAACTGTTGCCGCGCTCAGCCAATTTGGTACAGGTGCTGGGCTCCATTTCGGCGCTCTGCTGCGTGGACAAGAAGGGCATCCTGTCGTGGCCCAATCCCACTGCCGAAAAGGTATTCTTTCTGCACAACACCGACGAGGAGGCGCGCGAGGATGGAGCGGGCAGTCAGTCATCGTCGCAGAGCGAAAGCGACGATGTGCCGGAATGTGGATGAGGATCACAAGGAGCGGGGCATAGTGGCCGAAGTGCTGGACCTAACGCACGACCAGCACTGCCCGTTCCGTCTGGAGTTCGACGATCACGAATGGAAGGCGCACATCAAGTCCCTGAAGCCACTGGGTGATaccaaaaacttaaatttagattagtAATCATAAGTAAACGTATTGTAAACTATTCCAGGCCTGGCCATTCTGCTAAACACCTGTTCGCCGCTCACACACGAGCATTATGCACAATTCTGCGGCCATGTCACCGCCGTGGCCATGCTCGACAAAGATTTGGTGCCCGTGACTAATCGGTATGCGTATGCACTCATTGAGTCGAGTAAAAGCTTTTTGCATGGGTACGTAGTTCATTGCCATACTCATCGTTAGTTTCTGTCTAACCAAAtcacatatttatatatatatatatatgcggTCAATGCAATATTGACCGCAAATCAACTATTTATATAGTCTAATGATTTTCTCCAAAAATGGTATTGCATATACCAATGCATCCAAAGCCAGCCCGATCAAATTAGTCTTTGCTTTgggtatttttgatttttgaatcCAATTGGACGATTCTTCTTCCCtcacaaaaaccaaacaaacaaacacaagcGATTggtaatgatttaaaaattacaagcgtaagaacaaaaagtatttttgatTTCCAATAGCTCGCTATTCCCTAATCGTTTTGCTCTATAATTTCCCACATAACTCATTCGAGCCTTAAAACTAACTGCCATGTCGACACACATAAAGCTTGTATTTATTATACTACTTTgcccattttattttgtttgtactCGTATCCCCATCCCCATTGGCATGCTATTTTGAGTAACAAACGTTCAAGAACGCTTAAATATAGTCACCACTGCCCCGTACCGAttgccattcccattcccgcCCACCGCTGTCCATCACGCTTGCCTGCATGCTCAcgcaccgccaccgccaccgcatCCAGCGGCAGTGGGAACCAGTTCTAATCGGTTGCTCTCCACCACCAGACGCTGCCTGTGCGAATTGGCCAAGCAGATCGGATTCACCGACCATGCCACCGATCGCTTCGCGCTGGAAGGTCAACTGGCCAGCTACCGGCATTTGGTAAGTATcgaatattgaaaatatataaaaatcagcatttaaaataagaaacaaaaaaaaaatatttacaaaaaagttggattgaaataattttcttttatttgttttttttttttttatttttatttatattcaatgTCCAGATAAACGAAGACTTTTAGTGTCTTTCATAAGATTTTCTAAAGTGaattaggaatttttttttttaaattttcatcgcACTATAGGTAATCTAATGTAATAAAACTCaataaaatcattataattattaaaatcttcTTATTTTCCCAGCAACCAGATGTGGTACGCAGGGACATTCGCTTCGCCCGGCAGCTGCAGCTGTCCACCAAGGTGAAGGTTCCGTTTCCGCACTCCCTGTCCGTGGTGATGCGCGAGAATCCAGGAGGCTATCTGTCGCTCTTCACCCAGGGAACGGCTGATATCATTTTGGACTGCTGCGACGACTTTTGGGATGGCATAGACCTGCGCCCGCTGTCCGCACAGGATCGGAAAAGGGCACTGGACTTTTACCAGCGCAGTGCGTTGACCTCCTACTGCACGGCCTTCGCCTATCGTCCCCTGCGGCACGGAATCCATGGGGCACTGAGTGGCCCCCAGCGGAGCGGAGGTGAGTGTCTGTATCTGGAGTTGCCGCCGGAGTCGAAGCTGCGCATGCAGCATGTGGACAAGACGCACTGCGACTTCCA
This genomic stretch from Drosophila gunungcola strain Sukarami unplaced genomic scaffold, Dgunungcola_SK_2 000001F, whole genome shotgun sequence harbors:
- the LOC128263464 gene encoding uncharacterized protein LOC128263464, yielding MPDTEIIVTNAGEPSTKASLIVVSNRLPFVLIRNPKTDELERRASAGGLVTAVCPVVIKGSGLWVGWSGIHLKDPNEAIPESNPNDQTPTAGLKSDQVVSVNIDSKIFDSYYNGCCNKIFWPLFHSMPGRANFGGEHWHDYVTVNKHFAVRTIEALEKCLAKNEGSEKSPPIVWIHDYHLMLAANWVREHAEEKNLPCRLAFFLHIPFPPWDIFRLLPWSDEILQGMLGCDLVGFHIQDYCLNFVDCCQRSLGCRVDRNNLLVEHGGRTVRVRPLPIGIPYERFVNLATTAPKVLKTSKMQIILGVDRLDYTKGLVHRLMAFEALLLKYPQHKEKVSLLQISVPSRTDVKEYRELKEEVDQLVGRINGRFTTANWAPIRYIYDYVSQDELAALYRDAAVCLVTPLRDGMNLVAKEFVACQINEVPGVLVISPFAGAGEMMHEALLCNPYEVNEAAEVIHRALTMPEDERVLRMARLRRREAECDVSHWMRCFLKAVGALEMDDVGTTIMQPVSVDDFDDYLLKYIGYNHKLALLLDYDGTLAPIAPHPDLATLSPEIKNVLYKLSNHSDVYVAVISGRNVDNVKKMVGIEGITYAGNHGLEILHPDGSKFVHPMPIEYEKKVSDLLKALQDSVCRDGAWVENKGALLTFHYRETPNHLRGAMVDKARSLIEKYGFKATEAHCALEARPPVQWNKGRASIYILRTSFGVDWNERIKIIYVGDDLTDEDAMVALKGMARTFRVTSSDIVKTAADHRLPSTDSVYTLLKWVERHFMGRKARANSLTYRPTKGDGVQMQMSLEVSSSANNLEV
- the LOC128263466 gene encoding protein YIPF6, with the translated sequence MDSKLDMFEDVNTSPSLEGDMSIPGKRTTTATNASGVPDYNTLDEPIRETVLRDIRAVGIKFYHVLYPKEKSSLLRDWDLWGPLVLCTFMATILQGSSDSMSDNGPEFAQVFVIVWIGAAIVTLNSKLLGGNISFFQSVCVLGYCLTPVAISLIVCRVILLSSQTSLAFFLRFVTTTMGFAWATYASFIFLGQSQPPHRKPLAVYPIFLFFFIISWLVLSHN
- the LOC128263465 gene encoding E3 ubiquitin-protein ligase RFWD3-like isoform X1, whose translation is MYISNFPELTNKKKGFTKKKISEKSGIMDYYRSSPKNLMPMLQHSLDLDNAFDAEQFEWLLQWSKLFFRETDMDHTDLQMHVLSVDSQNQKLTQELDQLRELLRDGNQDNQELQKALEKVTYDFQFANSQKEQLTIERDGMILQLEEKDSQLNGIVAKLKEQIRSMQVIISESQLQISQKEQMRLELLKNLEAQEQMHLQQMEAQKQSLEENNLDSITCSICLVAWDASGDHRVVSLRCGHLFGDSCIRAYLMRSTDCPICRQTAYAQDLRYIFGRHIMPNPTQCSQY
- the LOC128263465 gene encoding E3 ubiquitin-protein ligase RFWD3-like isoform X2 gives rise to the protein MDYYRSSPKNLMPMLQHSLDLDNAFDAEQFEWLLQWSKLFFRETDMDHTDLQMHVLSVDSQNQKLTQELDQLRELLRDGNQDNQELQKALEKVTYDFQFANSQKEQLTIERDGMILQLEEKDSQLNGIVAKLKEQIRSMQVIISESQLQISQKEQMRLELLKNLEAQEQMHLQQMEAQKQSLEENNLDSITCSICLVAWDASGDHRVVSLRCGHLFGDSCIRAYLMRSTDCPICRQTAYAQDLRYIFGRHIMPNPTQCSQY
- the LOC128263465 gene encoding E3 ubiquitin-protein ligase RFWD3-like isoform X3, coding for MPMLQHSLDLDNAFDAEQFEWLLQWSKLFFRETDMDHTDLQMHVLSVDSQNQKLTQELDQLRELLRDGNQDNQELQKALEKVTYDFQFANSQKEQLTIERDGMILQLEEKDSQLNGIVAKLKEQIRSMQVIISESQLQISQKEQMRLELLKNLEAQEQMHLQQMEAQKQSLEENNLDSITCSICLVAWDASGDHRVVSLRCGHLFGDSCIRAYLMRSTDCPICRQTAYAQDLRYIFGRHIMPNPTQCSQY